Within Lolium rigidum isolate FL_2022 chromosome 5, APGP_CSIRO_Lrig_0.1, whole genome shotgun sequence, the genomic segment CGCTACCTCGAGGCGTGCAACGGGGACCCCAACATCGTCGGCTTCCACTGCGTCGTCCGCGACCCCGACACCACCGAGCTGGGCCTCGTCATGGAATACATCGCGGGCCAGAGCCTCGGCGACATCCTCGAGGAACAGCGCAACGGCACCGCGCCGCCGTTCCCGGAGGCCACCGTGCGCGCCTTCATGCGGCAGCTGCTGACGGGCGCCAAGGGGATGCAAGAACGCAGCATCGTCCACCGCGACATCAAACCGGCCAACGTCCTGGTCGCGGAAGGCGAGGAACTCCTCAAGATCTGCGATTTCGGCCTCGCCATCTCGACGTCCGACCCGCCGCCGCACGGCGAGGTCGGCACGGTGCTGTACACGGCGCCGGAGTTGCTGCTGGGAAAGCCGGATACCGACTCGCTCGCTGACACGTGGTCGCTCGGCTGCATCATGGCAgagctcgtcgacggcgagatCCTGCTGCTGCGGGCACAACGCCTGTGCGATGAGGGGTTAGCCTATCTCTGGAGTATCTTCTGGTTGCTCGGCACGCCCGATGACGTCACGTGGCCCGAGTTCGCGTCCCTGCCGCGCGCCGCCGAGATGCCACCGCTCAAGCCCGGACAGCGCAGCAGGCTGCGCGAGCTGTACCCGGAGTGGACCCTGTCCGAGGAAGGATTTGAGGTCATGAGCggactgctcacgtgcaaccccgAGAAGAGGTTGACGGCTGCAGAAGCGCTCAAGCTCCCGTGGTTCGCCGAAGACGATGAAGACTACATGACGAGATCCTACTGCTGATGCTGAAAAGGTCCTCCTGCAGATGCTGACGAAGTGGCGGCATGAGATCAGTTGCAGAAGATCGTTTCACCGGTGGGAAGAACCGGCCGACCCGCCGCATGAAGGAGCTAGCGCGCAGCTTGCATACTTTGTGAAACACTTATTGTAATTACAATTAGCGCAATTGCAAGCTTCCCTTAATTGCTTTCTAAAATGTGTATCCTATTGTATTCTGAAGTAACAACTGTGTATCTGTTGCAATTTGGAATTTGCCATCACAATTTGATTCATGTTTTGTAATGAAAACTGCTGTCTGTTTGTGCTTGAAAATAATATTTGTTGCAATGACAAAGGTTCCTGACAAAAAAGAGATAATAGCAGGAAATATCTCATAAGTCATAACGCACAGTATGGGAAAAGAAATGCACACGCACAACAGCATCAGATACGATCAAATCAAACTTTTTCAGAGACAAGAAACTGTTGATTACCTAGGACACTTTAGGCTTCACACCTGGCACCAAATGCAAATATGTTTTACGGTTTATACCAACTCATGTTTATTTAGGAAGATGTACTTGCTCATACAGAACGGCATAAAATTTCATACAGAACACAGCACTTTGATTTGATGCACTTGCTCCTCGTCGATAGAAAGTATCTCATCTTAACTTAATACTGTGAAGTGTAGAACTTTAGATGAAACAAGTATAATGTATGCAACATGAAATTAGAGTAATTGGAAGGCAACAAGTATAACACAGAGCTTTCAATATAACAGTATATCATGTCAATAAAAAAATGATCTTGACCACAATGTTCACAATTTGACATGGTAAATTTTGGTCAGAGACCAAGCATAGCTGATCCACATTTTACTgtggccttagtagttggaaagaagCCAAGAATGACATCCATGATTTTTTGTGTTTGTATCTACTCCCTATGTTCACAGATATAAGACATCTTAAACATTTAAAAGTAAATTAGATACACAAGATaatgagtgaatctacacactaaaagtagACTAAAAATATAGTAGAAGAGATGAATCTACAAAatgctaaaacatcttatatactccctccgtccgttaatagatgtccagtggttcgtctaaatttgaatgtatctgtggctaaaaaatgtctagatacatttgaatttagataaatttttgaCATCTAAAAATAGAGTAGTACTAGTGAAAAGAGGGAGTAAGATATTAGAAGTAGTACTTCCTCTGTTCATAAATAAGTGACTCAACACTTTGTCTAGATACTGTTGTTGCATCTGTATCTAGAAAATGTTTTTTTCAAGAGTATGCCAAAGGGATTCCATAATTTCATAAAAGATAGAGGTTTGAGTACAAAAACGATACCATTCACTGCGAACAACATGCGTAGCACAACTCCACACCGGCTAGTCCGAAGACAACCACCACAGACAAAACAACACAAACACAAGAGAACATGTCCTAAACTAAGCAACAAAGCCACGTCTCAATGTTTGTAGACTCCTAACAACTCTCAAAAGGACAAAAAAGAAGATCAATGGCGGAACTTGAAAGGTCCTCGGAAGGTGTCGTCTTGGATTCACCAGTACGTGGCGTGCATAACGCCCTTGAAGATCATCCTTCTTCAAGTCATCTGATTTATGCGCCACACATGCATTTGCGAACGCCTTTGCGTGAGCTGCctttgccccccccccctctatcACGATGTACTCTAGATATATGCCCCTTTGGTGAATCAATACAACCACTCAATTTTTCTCATTACTCTTCTTTCTTGGATATCGCTTGGCAGTCGAAGACAGAGGGCATGGAGGCAAACCTAGCTGGCTGGTTCTTCGCGCTGAGAGGCGGCATTCTTGGGTCCTGCGAGCTACGGGAGATGAATGGCATAGTTTTGGGTGTTGCATCCTCCTGTCAGGCCCATGGAAAGAAAGAAACATAGACAACTAACTGGGCTGGCAGGAAATGGTGATGGACGGCCATGTAGACAGGTTTCATGGAGGGTGTTGCGGTTGGCTAAATCGTGGTTTTGGGAGGGTGAGGTTACCAGCGAAATCTGTACTCGGGTTGTGGCCAAAGTATTCGATGGCGGCGCACACGGGCATCGTTTACCTTGTTGGAGGCGTCGATATGCAGCTTAATTTCACCTCCCATCCCAACACTCTTAGGGGGAAACCTTAGATCTGGTTTCACAGATCGCACATTACAACACTATGCTTCGTATGGTGCCATAATTTCTCTTGAGGGCATCATATTTGTGGTTGATTCGGCTGGAAGGACCTGTGTTTCATGGAGATGTGGGATGATGGTGGGCTTCGGGAGCGTTCTTCACATTCAAGGAGCATTAGATGAGCCCTTTGGTCTTTGCTCTGGGTTAACATAGGCACATGTTCTCTACCTCCACGCATGGAGTTCCTCTCTAACGCCatcaaggttggaaaaaaaatgCTCATGACAAA encodes:
- the LOC124656024 gene encoding putative cyclin-dependent kinase F-2, translated to MAISKRPAAAVAMGGHAVKKRRVKKPAVIKKPAAYATTADYEEEKTCLGEGAFGVVFKARHRATGQTVAIKHLSSPPPEVASDAPDPSEQLLREARYLEACNGDPNIVGFHCVVRDPDTTELGLVMEYIAGQSLGDILEEQRNGTAPPFPEATVRAFMRQLLTGAKGMQERSIVHRDIKPANVLVAEGEELLKICDFGLAISTSDPPPHGEVGTVLYTAPELLLGKPDTDSLADTWSLGCIMAELVDGEILLLRAQRLCDEGLAYLWSIFWLLGTPDDVTWPEFASLPRAAEMPPLKPGQRSRLRELYPEWTLSEEGFEVMSGLLTCNPEKRLTAAEALKLPWFAEDDEDYMTRSYC